The nucleotide sequence ccattctctctcctccaccctcccatccctcctctcccagtctctctcctccacctacccacccctcctctcccagtctctctcctccaccctcccaccctcctctcccattctctctcctccaccctcccacccctcctctcccggtctctctcctccacccttccacccctcctctcccagtctctctcctccacctaccCACCccctttcccagtctctctcctccacccacccacccctccactcccagtctctctcctccacccacccacccctccactcccagtctctctcctccacccacccacccctccactcccagtttctctcctccacccacccacccactccttctctcccagtctctctcctgcacccacccacccacccacccacccacccactccttctctcacagtctctctcctgcacccacccacccacccactccttctctcccagtctctctcctccaccctcccacccctcctctcccagtctctctcctccaccctcctacccctcctctcccagtctctctcttccaccctcccacccctcctctcccaatctctctcctgCAGGATGCGCGTTCAGTGCTGTAATGGctgtgtatgtagtgttgtcagaATGTGTGTTCAGTGTTGTCAggatgtgtgtgtagtgttgtcaggatgtgtatgtgtagtgttgtcagggtgtgagggtgtgtgtgtgtgttgtgtggtgtgtgtgtgtgtgtgtgtgtgtgtgtgtgtgtgtgtgtgtgtgtgtgtgtgtgtgtgtgtgtgtgtgtgtgtgtcagggtgtgtgtgtgtagtgttgtcagggtgtgtgtgcagtgttgtcagggtgtgtgtgtgtgtagtgttgtcagggtgtgtgtgtgtagtgttgtcagggtgtgtgtgtgtgtgtgtgtagtgttgtcagggtgtgtgtgtgtagtgttgtcagggtgtgtgtgtgtagtgttgtcagggtgtgtgtgtgtgcagtgttgtcagggtgtgtgtgtgtgtagtgttgtcagggtgtgtgtgtgtagtgtgttgtcagggtgtgtgtgtgtagtgttgtcagggtgtgtgtgtgtgtgtgtgtgtgtgtgtgtgtgtgtgtgtgtgtgtgtgtgtgtgtgtgtgtgtgtgtgtctgtgtagtgttgtcagcgtgtgtgtgtgcatagttgtcagggtgtgtgtatgtagtgttgtcagggtgtgtgtgtgtagtgttgtcagggtgtgtgtgcagtgttgtcagggtgtgtgtgtgtgtagtgttgtcagggtgtgtgtgtgtagtgttgtcagggtgtgtgtgtgtgtgtagtgttgtcagggtgtgtgtgtgtagtgttgtcagggtgtgtgtgtgtgcagtgttgtcagggtgtgtgtgtgtgtagtgttgtcagggtgtgtgtgtgtagtgttgtcagggtgtgtgtgtgtgtagtgttgtcagggtgtgtgtatgtagtgttgtcagggtgtgtgtgtgtagtgttgtcagggtgtgtatgtgtagtgttgtcagggtgtgtgtgcagtgttgtcagggtgtgtgtgtgtgtagtgttgtcagggtgtgtgtgtgtgtagtgttgtcagggtgtgtgtgtgtgtgtgtgtagtgttgtcagggtgtgtgtgtgtagtgttgtcagggtgtgtgtgtgtgcagtgttgtcagggtgtgtgtgtgtgcagtgttgtcagggtgtgtgtgtgtgtagtgttgtcagggtgtgtgtgtgtgtagtgttgtcagggtgtgtgtgtgtgtagtgttgtcagggtgtgtgtgtgtagtgttgtcagggtgtgtgtgtgtagtgttgtcagggtgtgtgtgtgtagtgttgtcagggtgtgtgtgcagtgttgtcagggtgtgtgtgtgtgtagtgttgtcagggtgtgtgtgtgtagtgttgtcagggtgtgtgtgtgtgtgtgtgtagtgttgtcagggtgtgtgtgtgtagtgttgtcagggtgtgtgtgtgtgcagtgttgtcagggtgtgtgtgtgtgtagtgttgtcagggtgtgtgtgtgtgtagtgttgtcagggtgtgtgtgtgtagtgttgtcagggtgtgtatgtgtagtgttgtcagggtgtgtgtgcagtgttgtcagggtgtgtgtgtgtgtagtgttgtcagggtgtgtgtgtgcagtgttgtcagggtgtgtgtgtagtgttgtcagggtgtgtgtgtagtgttgtcagggtgtgtgtgtgtgtagtgttgtcagggtgtgtgtgtgtgtagtgttgtcagggtgtgtgtgtgtgtagtgttgtcagggtgtgtgtgtagtgttgtcagggtgtgtgtatagtgttgtcagggtgtgtgtgtagtgttgtcagggtgtgtgtgtgtgtagtgttgtcagggtgtgtgtgcagtgttgtcagggtgtgtgtgtgtgtagtgttgtcagggtgtgtatgtgtagtgttgtcagggtgtgtgtgtgtagtgttgtcagggtgtgtatgtgtagtgttgtcagggtgtgtgtgtgtagtgttgtcagggtgtgtatgtgtagtgttgtcagggtgtgtatgtgtagtgttgtcagggtgtgtgtgtgtagtgttgtcagggtgtgtgtgtgtagtgttgtcagggtgtgtatgtgtagtgttgtcagggtgtgtatgtgtagtgttgtcagggtgtgtgtgtgtagtgttgtcagggtgtgtatgtgtagtgttgtcagggtgtgtgtgtgtagtgttgtcagggtgtgtatgtgtagtgttgtcagggtgtgtatgtgtagtgttgtcagggtgtgtgtgtgtagtgttgtcagggtgtgtatgtgtagtgttgtcagggtgtgtatgtgtagtgttgtcagggtgtgtgtgcagTGTTGTGTACATACATCGCTGCTCAGGAAGCGGACGGCCATACGCAGAATGAGGATGGCCCAGAAGATATGGAGACACTGCAGCACCATCATAAGGAAATTCAGGAAGTAGTATCCAAAGAACGGAGAGTACATAGTCATCGGATAAATGTACGTAGAATAAATGATGctgagagagaagatggggggggggcaaGAAGAGCAATAACATCAGTAACAACCAACAGGCAATTAACAGACATGTATGATGCTAATCAGAATGTGTtgttcactgacttgcctagttaaaggttacataagtaaaacaatcagaatggctGTGAGAGACAGATCATTGGTGTGTGGTGGGAGTGTTCAGGTGTCATCTCACTAGAAGGGGAAGATATAGAGTCTAGTGAAGATGAAGACGGCAGCGAAGAGGAAGAAGACGTAGTTACTGGTGTTTCTCCATCCAGCATAGATGAATATCTTAGCGgactatcagagagagagggagagagagaaaggttgttGTTGATAGAAAATAATTGTAATGTCATATTTTTTCCACCAGATGACAGTACTAAATCTCTCCATATCTCCACTTCTCCAATATCAGTAGTACTTTGTCCACTTCCTGGTTTATCAAAGAAAATGGGATTTCCTTGTGGGTGATTCCCCTGTGGGCCCCACCTACAAACTACATGTGCTAACTGTAAGTTGTTTTGGATAACAGCAACTACTAAATCACCATAGTGTTATTGTGTTTATTATCGTATCATGGCAGTGAtattattgtcatgttatgttggTGACCCAGCTCTCCTGTAATTGGTTGTACCTCCAGTAAATAGTCAGAGGAGTCGTGCAGCAGCATGATGAGCGTACCCGCTCTGATGTAGTTGACACACCAGGAGAAACTGATGAGGAAGATGGTGGCCATATGGTGAACCATCTGCTCCTTAAAGTCCTAcacagaggaagggaaggagagaaggagggaaagagagaaatgcagggagggagagagaaggttaGAGTTTGTGTTTTGTTACCTTGATAACATTCtgatccttcacacacacacaccacacacacacacacacacacacacacacacacacacacacacacacacacacgcgcaaacacacacactatagtaaATCATGCCAGAGGGCCATCAGGTGACTTTTTTTTCTAGTGGAGTAGAGTCCACTGACAAACTCCCCTTTAACCTccggctccacacacacacacacacacacacacacacacacacacacacacacacacacacacacacacacacacacacacacacacacacacacacacacacacacacacacacacacacacacacacacacacacacacacacacacacacacacacatctgcacatgcgcaaacacacacactatagtaaATCATGCCAGAGGGCCATCAGGTGACTTTTTTTTCTAGTGGAGTAGAGTCCACTGACAAACTCCCCTTTAACCTccggctccacacacacacacacacacacacacacacacacacacacacacgcgcaaacacacacactatagtaaATCATGCCAGAGGGCCATCAGGTGACTTTTTTTTCTAGTGGAGTAGAGTCCACTGACAAACTCCCCTTTAACCTccggctccacacacacacacacacacacacacacacacacacacacacacacacacacacacacacacacacacacacacacacacacacacacacacacacacacacacacacacacacacacacacacacacacacacacacggtctgtACTGACCTGACCCTAGTGGAGTAGAGTCCACTGACAAACTCCCCTTTAACCTCCggctccacacacacaaacacgtcaTATCAGTCCAATGTCCACCTCCTGCAGTTGCCCCCTGGCCCCTGTCtctatacacactgacacttacaTCAGTGCCATGACAGTAACCCCTGGTCGTCAGTACAGGGGCAACACCATGGCGACAGCAGGAGAGGGATCGGAAAGACTTGCTTACTGTTTTCAATGAATCACTTGTAGCTAACAGAGTGTGCAGCCTTGGTTAACCACTATCCCTGATCTTGTCAACTGCACTCCCCCATGTATGGAAGAATCTTCAGGTGATCTGCGTTCTGTATTGATTGACTCTTAAAGTGAATAGGACTGTAAGTAAAGGGATTCTGTACCACCATTTTTAGTGGTTGATTTGTATACTGTATTCTTGATTGTTACAAGCATAGTGTGCTTCATAGCGCAGGCACGGTGCACACTTACTTTCCGTTTGACGTCTGATGCCACACTGAAGATTAGAGAGACGTAGAAACCCAGCTCTATCATATAGTACCAATACTGAGACGGCAGGAGAGtctgggggagagatgagagattgagggatggagaggaacagatgatggatggattgatggagggaaattgatgagatggagggaaattgatgagagatggagagatggagggaaattgatgagagatggagggaaattgatgaaggagatggagggaaattgatgagggatggagggaaattgatgaaggatggagggaaattgatgaaggatggagggaaattgatgagggatggagggaaattgatgaaggatggagggaaattgatgagggatggagggaaattgatgagggatggagggaaattgatgagagatggagggaaattgatgagggatggagggaaattgatgagagatggaggtatgGGGGGAAAttgatgagagatggagggatagggagagagacgggatggGGAGAttataggggagagagagagaggagagaaagaacaagataATATCAACATACATTGATAGATACTTCCATAATATGCTTTCTGAACACAGTCAAACACTGGACATAACATGATATGATTGATTATGATATATGCCTTCCAATGACTTTCCTATGTTACAATGTATTAGTTACCACTCATCAATAACCAGAGGGACATACCAGAATAGGGAAGCCCTGCCACATCTCCTTAAAGTCATACAGCCAGGgtttctgagagagggagagagtcataCATAAATCAGACACTTCTAACTTCAGTCACAGAGAAATACAGCATTGAAACAGAAGAAGTGATAAATCATTTTCACAccctctttaaaaaaatatattatatattaatttGTCTTTATAATTCTCTTCCAGTGTCATTCGTAACTTCTTTATTAATCATGTTAGAAAAACATCAAATTGTATAACATTTGTTTTGGATACTCCATTGTCCCTGATATAACCAGCCCTGTTGTTGACAATTCTATCTTAGTATCCTGTAACACATTAATGCTGTCAGTGAACAGGCTCTGTTTCTCCCATCAATGGTTTAACTAGGATCTAAAGTTGAAACGATGAGTTATGACAGAGGTCAGATGACATGAGTGACCAATGAGGGTGCAGGGAGATTAGCTTGGAGACAGGCAAGAGTTTTAAAGGTCAAAGGTGAAACAGCAGTACTCACGTCAATGAGGGCAGCCAGGCCAGCAATGAAAGCAAGAAGGTAAAAGGTGAATCTCCAACTGCAAGAGAACACACACAATCattggacaacacacacacagactttatACTACAATGCattttgaaagtattcagaccccttgaccttttccacattttgttacactaccgccttattctaaaattgattaaatgttttccccctcatcaatctacacacaataccccataatgataaagcaaaaacagctttttagatatttttgcaaatgtattaaaaatacaaaacttAAATATcatatttaaataagtattcagatcctttactcagtactttgttgaagcacctttagcagcgattatggcctcaagtcttcttgggaatgaccctataagcttggcacacctgtatttggggagtttctcccattcttctctgcagatcctctaaaactctgtcaggttggatggggagcttcgctgACAAGCTCTTTTCACGttactccagagatgttcgatcgggttcaagtccaggctctggctgggccactcaaggactgtcacgacttctgccgaagtcggtccctctccttgttcgggcggcgttcggcgtcaccggtcttctagccatcgccgatccacctttcattttccatttgttttgtcttgtcttcccacacacctggtttcaattccatcattACATGTTATGTAtgtaaccctctgttccccccatgttcTTGTCCGGAATTGTTTATTGTGGTGCTTGTGCACGTTATGCTGGTGTGTACAGGGTTTTGTACCCATTGATTTATTGTTCTGCTTCCGGTGGTTTTGTTTATTAAACTGCGCCGTTGTAAATCAGTTTTTGCTCTCCtacgcctgacttctctgccgccagtacgcaccccatacaaggacattcagagacttgtcccgaagccactcctgcgttgtctaggCTGTGTACTCAGAGTCATTGTCCTATCGGAAGATGACCCTTCACCCcaggctgaggtcctgagcaggttttcatcaaggatctctctgtactttgctccgttcatctttccctcatttcaaagtccctgctgctgataaatatccccacagcatgatgctgccaccaccatgcttcaccggagggatggtgccaggtttcctccagacgtgacacttgtcattcaggccaaatagttcaatcttggtttcatcagaacagatcaTTTTTCCCAAGCAGGGCTGTcatctgccttttactgaggagtggcttccgtctggccactctaccataaaggcctgattggtggagtgctgcagagatggttcccCGGGTTGtcaattatggcagccccccgcatctctctgattcagaggggttgggttaaatgcggaagacatgtcagttgaatgcattcagttgtacaactgactaggcatctccctttctggaaggttctcccatagagtgaccatcgggttcttggccacctccctgaccaaggcccttctcccctgatttctcagtttggccggacggccagctcttggaagattCTTGCTGATTCCAAACTTagttcatttaagaatgatggaggccactgtgttcttgaggaccttcaatgccgcaGACATTTTTTTatacccttcccagatctgtgcctcgacacaatcctgcctcggagctctatggacaattccttcaaccgcatggcttggtttttcctctgacatgcactgtcaactgtgggaccttatatagacaggtgtgtgcctttccaaatgataCCCAATCAATACATTTGACCAAatgtggactctaatcaagttgtagaaacatcaaggatgatcaatggaaaaaggatgaaccagagctcaatttcgaatctcatagcaaatggtcggaatacttatgtaaataaagtatttcagttttttatttttaatacatttgcacaactttctaaaaacctgttttcactttgtcattatggggtattgtatgtagattgatgagggaaaaaatatatgtaa is from Oncorhynchus gorbuscha isolate QuinsamMale2020 ecotype Even-year linkage group LG19, OgorEven_v1.0, whole genome shotgun sequence and encodes:
- the LOC124005905 gene encoding ceramide synthase 2-like; this encodes MVSSLSEWFWNERLWFPEGLGWADLEDKDGRVYAKASDLWVVLPIALAFLVIRQIFERLVATPLAAVMGVKEKVRLIVSHNPTLESFYCNTTKNPSQSSIDSLCKQTGCSERQVQRWFRRRRNQDRPSLLKKFKEASWRFTFYLLAFIAGLAALIDKPWLYDFKEMWQGFPILTLLPSQYWYYMIELGFYVSLIFSVASDVKRKDFKEQMVHHMATIFLISFSWCVNYIRAGTLIMLLHDSSDYLLESAKIFIYAGWRNTSNYVFFLFAAVFIFTRLYIFPFYIIYSTYIYPMTMYSPFFGYYFLNFLMMVLQCLHIFWAILILRMAVRFLSSDEKVEDERSDKEETDESGEEEEGVEKKGVVQNGHAAHNNHRKTE